The sequence GATATATCATACAGACTACAGGTCCTTCTTTACAGGTTCCTTGGTGCCGTTAAAAGGACATAAATGAAGGTCCTCCAGGTATGCCCTAAATACTACCCCGCCATCGGCGGGGTAGAGCAGCACGTGAGGAACATAAGCGAGCGGATGTCTCGCGAGCATGAGGTCACCGTGTTTGCCACTGATCCCTCCGGGGAATTTCCCAAAGAAGAGACTATAAATGGGGTTCTGGTCCGGCGATTCAAGAGCTTCTCCCCCAGCGATGCCTATCACGTCTCCTTTGATATGCTGAGGGAGCTCAGGAGGTCCGAGTTCGATATAGTTCACGGTCATAGCTATCATGCCTTTCCCCTCTTCTTTTCCCGATATGGCAAGAAAAAAAGGTTTATAGTTTCTCCTTATTATCATGGGCATGGGCATACTCCCGTTCGAGATTCTCTTATAAGATTGTACAAACCCTTTGGGAAAAAGATATTCCAGGAAGCGGATATGGTAATCGCGGTTTCAAATTATGAAAAAGACCTCATAGCCAAGGATTTCAAAATAGCTGATGATAAAATTGCCGTAATCCCTATAGGGATTGATCTTGAGGAATTCAATAACTTGGAAAAGGGGGAGGGAAAGCATAAAACAATTCTATATGTAGGGAGATTAGAGGATTATAAAGGGGTGCAATATGTAATCCACGCCCTGCCCATGCTTAATGCAGGCTTTCGCCTGGAAATAGTAGGCAATGGACCATACAGAGAGCACCTTATAGGACTTAGCAGGGAGCTTGGACTTGAAAGCAGGATCGACTTTTATCAAGACCTGCCCAGGGAGGAGATACTCAATAGGTACGCCGCAGCAGGCCTCCTGGTGCTGCTCTCAAAATACGAGTCCTTCTCCATCGTAGTCGCCGAAGCCCTGGCATCCAGGACCCCCTGCATCGTTGCCGATACCTCGGCCCTAACAGAGTGGGTTGACAATAAGAACTGCTTCGGGGTTGATTATCCAGTAAATATTGCCCAGTTAGCAAAGTCGATATACGAAGTCATTGGCAGGGAAGTTGGAGAAGTGAAGCTCTGGGACTGGGACGAGGTTGTTGAGGAGACGGTCAGCATTTATAAGGGAAAAGAATGAAAATAAAGATGTTGACCGCGAAGCCGTATGCTTGCGGTATCAGAATCTACTCGCGAAATTTGGTCGAAGGATTGAGAGATTTTTCCCAGATGGTGGTCAAATAAATCTACTATCTATCTGAATGAGATCTCTCCACCAGACCAAAGAGGAAAGATCCACCTTTTTTAAAAGCCAATTGCTTTATAGCACTCGCGTGTCTACAATATTGCTAATACTAGAGGGGGTAACTATACAATGAAGAGGGCACTGATAACCGGGGTAACAGGTTTTGTAGGGAGTCATCTGGCTGAATATTTATTGAAAGAGGGAGTGGAGGTGTATGGGATAGCGCGCTGGAGAAGCAAGCTAGACAATATTGAACACATCACAAACAACATACAGTTGATCAATGCCGACATAAGAGACGGCCATTCATTAGAAAGGGTAATAGGGGAGTCAAAGCCAGACTATGTTTTCCACTTGGCTTCACAATCCTTCGTTCCGATGAGTTGGTGGGCGCCGGCGGACACCATGGAGACCAATTCAATAGGGACAATACACCTGTTTGAGGCGATTAGGAAATCGGAGATAGACCCCAAAATTCAGGTTGCAGGTACTTCAGAGGAATACGGGATGGTTTATCCCAACGAGCTGCCTATTAAGGAAACGAATCCTTTGAGACCTCTCTCCACTTACGGAGTATCAAAGGTAGCCCAGGATAAACTGTCCTATCAATATCACAAATCCTATGGCTTAAAGATTGTGGTCACCCGTGCCTTCAATCACACCGGGCCGAGAAGGGGAGAGGTGTTTGTAACCTCGAACTTCGCCAAGCAAATCGCAGAGATCGAGAAAGGAAAAGAGCCGGTAATATGTGTTGGCAACCTGGATGCTCGAAGGGACTTCTCCGATGTCAGAGATGTGGTAAGGGCATATTGGTTGGCACTGGAAAAATGCGAATTTGGCGAGGTGTATAATATCTGCTCTGAAAAAACGAGGACGATACAAGAGGTTTTAAATCTACTTTTATCCATGACCAATAAAAATATTGAGGTAAGACAGGAACTCTCTCGGATGAGACCTTCCGATGTCGAGATACTACAGGGAGACTGTTCAAAATTCAAACAGCAGACCGGCTGGAAGCCAACGATACCTTTTGAGAGAACAATGGAAGATCTACTTAATTACTGGAGAGGAAGGGTATGAGAAGAATCTCCGTTTTAGTATTTCAGAATCGACTAGGAGGGGGCAGTTAGAGACTATGAGGAGGGAGACGTGAAGATCCTCATGTTAGCAGATTTCTATCCACCAATCCTAGGGGGGATGGAAAGGCATGTTCAATCACTAAGCAGCGCGCTAAGCAGAAGGGGCCATCAGGTCACCGTTTGCACCACGGCGATTCAGGGTCTTCCCCAATATGAAGAGCAAGGAGGAGTGAAAATACACAGGTTAAATGGTCTCTTCCAGAAAATCCCCTTTTTATACAAAGACCCTGCCAAGAGATATCATCCTCCCGCCCAAGATTGGTTGATTACCAGAAGCGCAGCGCAAATAATCGAGCGAGAGAAGCCGGATATTATGCACGTTCACGGATGGATCCTTTATTCCGCCCTCACCTTGAAAGAGAGATTTGGAATACCTCTAGTGACTACCATTCATGACTATGCACTTATTTGTCCTACAAAAACATTGATGAATAAGAACGCTATATGTAATGAGCCTCTCACTAAAGATTGCATAGCTTGCGGTAGGGGTTCCTATGGCCTGGCAAAGTCTATAGCTACCTATGTGGCCGCAAGGACGTGCAAGAAAGAGCTGAGGTTGGTCGACAAGTTCATAGCGGTAAGCTCCTTTGTCAAAGAGGTTTACTGCAAGTATCTGGGGTTGAGCCAAGAAGATGTGGAAATGATCCCCAACTTCTATGACGCTGACAAAGAGGAACAGTGGGAACAGTCGGCATTAGCTTTCCCTTCGGATTTCATGTTGTTTGTTGGCACTGTCTCTGCGCACAAAGGGGTAAATATATTACTTGAAGCTTACCAAAAATTTAATCCACAGACGAAGTTGGTTTTAATCGGCAGCACGCACCCAGATTATCGCTATGAAAGCACGGAAGGAATCAAGGTGATTAAGGATGCCCCGCATGAAGTTGTGATGCAAGCGATGTCAAGATGCAGATTTGCGGTCTTCCCTTCAATATGGCCAGAGCCTTGTCCCACGGTTGCTTTTGAGGCGATGAGCCAGAGCAAGGCGGTAATTGCTTCGGATATTGGGGGATTAAAGGATATAGTACTGGATGGGGAGACCGGCCTCCTTGTTCCCCCTAATGATTCTAACAAACTGGCCGAAGCCATCTCTCACCTGCTGGAGAGGCCAGAGTTGGCCGCCGAAATGGGTGAGCGGGGATATGAAAGATTTAAGGAGCATTACACCCCTGATGTTGTCATCCCTAGAATTGTAGATGTATACGAGAGCTTGGTTTGAAGGAGGGGATGGATTGGAAATACAGGTTACGCGGAACAGAGGTCACCTCTCCAGCAGCGAGGTAAAAAGCTGCTAAAAAGTGGTCGCCTTACAGACAGGAGAGAGCTACTAAAGGAGACCGCTGAAAAAGAGGTGCAGGATACTTCCTAACGGGGGTCTGGGGGTGTCCCCCAGCTTTAAAAAG is a genomic window of Dehalococcoidia bacterium containing:
- a CDS encoding glycosyltransferase family 4 protein: MSREHEVTVFATDPSGEFPKEETINGVLVRRFKSFSPSDAYHVSFDMLRELRRSEFDIVHGHSYHAFPLFFSRYGKKKRFIVSPYYHGHGHTPVRDSLIRLYKPFGKKIFQEADMVIAVSNYEKDLIAKDFKIADDKIAVIPIGIDLEEFNNLEKGEGKHKTILYVGRLEDYKGVQYVIHALPMLNAGFRLEIVGNGPYREHLIGLSRELGLESRIDFYQDLPREEILNRYAAAGLLVLLSKYESFSIVVAEALASRTPCIVADTSALTEWVDNKNCFGVDYPVNIAQLAKSIYEVIGREVGEVKLWDWDEVVEETVSIYKGKE
- a CDS encoding GDP-mannose 4,6-dehydratase, whose product is MKRALITGVTGFVGSHLAEYLLKEGVEVYGIARWRSKLDNIEHITNNIQLINADIRDGHSLERVIGESKPDYVFHLASQSFVPMSWWAPADTMETNSIGTIHLFEAIRKSEIDPKIQVAGTSEEYGMVYPNELPIKETNPLRPLSTYGVSKVAQDKLSYQYHKSYGLKIVVTRAFNHTGPRRGEVFVTSNFAKQIAEIEKGKEPVICVGNLDARRDFSDVRDVVRAYWLALEKCEFGEVYNICSEKTRTIQEVLNLLLSMTNKNIEVRQELSRMRPSDVEILQGDCSKFKQQTGWKPTIPFERTMEDLLNYWRGRV
- a CDS encoding glycosyltransferase family 4 protein → MKILMLADFYPPILGGMERHVQSLSSALSRRGHQVTVCTTAIQGLPQYEEQGGVKIHRLNGLFQKIPFLYKDPAKRYHPPAQDWLITRSAAQIIEREKPDIMHVHGWILYSALTLKERFGIPLVTTIHDYALICPTKTLMNKNAICNEPLTKDCIACGRGSYGLAKSIATYVAARTCKKELRLVDKFIAVSSFVKEVYCKYLGLSQEDVEMIPNFYDADKEEQWEQSALAFPSDFMLFVGTVSAHKGVNILLEAYQKFNPQTKLVLIGSTHPDYRYESTEGIKVIKDAPHEVVMQAMSRCRFAVFPSIWPEPCPTVAFEAMSQSKAVIASDIGGLKDIVLDGETGLLVPPNDSNKLAEAISHLLERPELAAEMGERGYERFKEHYTPDVVIPRIVDVYESLV